A region of Dermochelys coriacea isolate rDerCor1 chromosome 1, rDerCor1.pri.v4, whole genome shotgun sequence DNA encodes the following proteins:
- the CHORDC1 gene encoding cysteine and histidine-rich domain-containing protein 1: MSQLCYNRGCGQRFDPGTNAEDSCTYHPGVPVFHDALKGWSCCKRRTTDFSDFLSIAGCTKGLHNSEKPPEPVKPEVKTTSERKELAEMKPKFQEHIIRAPKPVETINRPSPDEPMTSLQLKVSASLKQALDKLKLSSENKEGKKEEDSDEIKIGTSCKNGGCLKTFEGPQSTEEICIYHSGVPIFHEGMKYWSCCKRKTSDFNTFLSQEGCTTGTHVWTKKDAGKKVVPCRHDWHQTGGEVTISIYAKNSLPELSHVEANSTMLNIHIVFEGDKEFDHNVILWGVIDVKRSYVNMTATKIELAMRKAEPMLWASLELPIPKTQLKQNEDITDQE; the protein is encoded by the exons atgtcccagctctgctacaacCGGGGCTGCGGCCAGCGCTTCGACCCCGGCACCAACGCGGAGG attCATGCACATATCATCCAGGTGTACCCGTCTTTCATGATGCTTTAAAG GGCTGGTCGTGTTGTAAGAGAAGAACAACAGACTTCTCTGACTTCTTAAGCATTGCG GGCTGTACAAAGGGTCTCCATAATAGTGAGAAACCTCCTGAGCCTGTGAAACCTGAAGTCAAAACTACCTCTGAGCGAAAGGAACTAGCTGAAATGAAACCTAAATTTCAGGAGCATATAATTCGGGCACCAAAGCCTGTGGAAACCATTAATAGGCCAAG CCCAGATGAGCCAATGACAAGCTTACAGCTGAAAGTATCTGCTTCCCTGAAACAAGCGCTAGATAAACTGAAACTATCATCAGAgaataaagaaggaaaaaaag aagaggacaGTGATGAGATCAAAATTGGGACGTCGTGTAAAAATGGAGGCTGTTTGAAG ACATTTGAAGGACCACAGAGCACAGAAGAAATATGTATATACCATTCTGGAGTACCTATATTCCACGAAGG GATGAAGTATTGGAGCTGTTGTAAGAGAAAAACTTCTGATTTTAATACATTCTTGTCTCAAGAAGGCTGTACAACGGGAACACACGTGTGGACTAAAAAGGATGCT GGGAAAAAAGTAGTTCCATGTAGGCATGATTGGCATCAAACTGGAGGTGAAGTGACTATTTCAATATATGCAAAAAATTCACTTCCTGAACTTAGCCATGTAGAAGCAAATAGCACAATG CTAAATATCCATATTGTATTTGAAGGAGATAAAGAATTTGATCACAATGTGATATTGTGGGGA GTAATTGATGTGAAGAGGAGTTACGTAAACATGACCGCTACAAAGATTGAGCTCGCTATGAGGAAAGCAGAGCCCATGTTATGGGCAAGCCTTGAACTACCAATACCTAAAACACAgctaaaacaaaatgaagataTTACAGATCAAGAATGA